GTCGCCGGACGGCGTCGTGATCTCGGCGACGACGCTCTCCCGCGCGCCCGAGCCGCAGTGGGAGGGGGAGGTTCCCTATACCCTCGCGGTCGTGCGTCTCGACGCCGGCATCTCGCTGATGGCCCGCGCGCCGAACGATACGAAGCCCGGCGATCGGGTGCGGATCGCCGGCGAGCCGATCGCCGCGCCGCCGTTCCTGCGCCTCGTCGCGATCCGCGAGGACTAGGGACACGGCCGGCGCGTGGCCGCCGCGATCCGTCGGGGCGGTCGCGGACGGCCGTGCCGCTGGCGCTTCGCCGGACGAGATGGCATCAAGCGGGATGGATCCACATTCGTTCGACCGCGCCTCGCGGGCGGGACCCCTTCGGGCCCGTCCGCCGGCGCGGCGCTCTGGCAGACGAGCACGATGGCCCACGACCACGTGACCGCAAACCGACTCATCGCGGCCGCCGAACGGGTCATCTGCCGGGCGCGGGTGTTCGGGGACGTCACCGTCCGGCGGATCGCGGCGGAGGCGGAGGTGAACCCGTCCGCCATCGCCTACCACTTCGGCTCACTGGAGAAGCTGACGGCGGCGGTCGGCGCGCGGATCTACCGGCGGCTCAACGCCGAGCGGGTGGACGAGCTGCAGCGGGCCGTAGACCGGGCACGGCCCCAGCCGCCGGGCATCGACGGCCTCGTCGCGGCGCTGGTCGGCCCGTCGATCAGGTGGAGCCTCGATCCCGCCAGCGCCTATCCGGTCCTGACCTACATGAACCGCCTCGCGCTGATGGCCGACACGCCCGACTCCTACCGCGAGATGATCGAGAACGTGGAGCACCACCGCATCTTCATCCGCTACCTGCGCGAGGCCGCGCCCTGGTTCGACGAGGTGGAGATCGGCTGGCGGCTCAACGCGGCGCTCGGCGTCAGGACCCAGGTGATCCGCAGCCGCAGGCGCACCGCCGCGCTGACCGGCGGCGCCATCGATCTCGACGACGCGGACACCGTGGTGAGGCACCTCGTCTCGGTGATCGCGCCGATGTTCGGGCCGCCGCGCTGACCGGGCCGGGCGGCTCCCGGGCCATGCCGGGCGCGAATTGAAACAGCGTTCGGGAACCGTCACGCAGGCGTAACACGGCGGCCATAGGCCTTGCCCTGCGATAGCGGATCAAGGTTGGGCCATGGCAGAGATCGCCCTCGCCGGCGTGCATAAATCCTACGGCAAGGCCCATGCGGTGCGGGGCGTCGATCTCGTCATCGGGACCGGCGAGTTCCTCGTCATCCTCGGCCCGTCGGGTTGCGGAAAGTCGACGCTCCTCAGGATGATCGCCGGTCTCGAGGACATCACCGCCGGCACCGTCGCCATCGACGGGACGGTGGTGAACGACACGGACCCTGGCCGGCGCGGCTGCGCGATGGTGTTCCAGAACTACGCGCTCTATCCGCACATGAGCGTCGCGGCGAACCTCGGCTACGCCCTCAAGGTGGCCGGAGTGCCGCGGCGCGAACGGCGGGAGCGCGTCGTTGCGATTGCCCGCATGCTGGAGCTCGAGGCGCTGCTGGAGCGGCGGCCCGGGCAGCTTTCCGGCGGCCAGCGCCAGCGCGTCGCCATGGGGCGGGCGATGATCCGCTCGCCGAAGGTCTTCCTGTTCGACGAGCCGCTGTCGAACCTCGACGCCAAGCTGCGCGTGGCGATGCGGCTCGAGATCAAGCGCCTCCACCGCGAGTTGAAGACCACCTCCATCTTCGTCACCCACGACCAGCTCGAGGCGATGACGATGGCCGATCGGCTGGTCGTCATGAACGGCGGGCGGATCGAGCAGATCGGCACGCCGCAGGACATCTACCGCCGCCCGGCAACGCACTTCGTGGCGGGCTTCATCGGCACGCCGGCGATGAACATGCTCCCCGCCGTGATCGGCGCGGACGGCCGGGCGATCGTCGGCGAGGGCTGGTGCCCGGCGCCCGACGCCGCCTGGGACCTGCCGGACGGGAGCGAGATCACGCTCGGCGTGCGCCCGGCCGATCTGACCGCCGTTCCGCCCCGTCCCGGCGCGCCGGTGTTCGAGGCGGACGTCGTCGAGGACGTCGGCACCGAGCTCCATGTCCACGCGCGCGCGGCGGGAGCGGACGTCACGCTGTCGGTCCCCACGATGGCGGCGCTGCCGGACCGGCGCTTCGCCGTCACCTTCGCGCCGGAGGCCGCGCACGCCTTCGACATGCGGACCGGGGCGCGTGCCGCGCCGCGTCCGCGCCCCGCCCGTCACGACATCAAGGATGGATCGGCCCCATGGCCCAAGAAACGACTTTCGTACATCTGACCGACCTGCACATCGGCCGGAGCGACGATCCGCACCTTCACTCCGACACCACCGCGACGCTGCAGGCCGTGCTGGCCGAGCTGAAGCGGATCACTCCGGCGCCGGACTTCATCGTCGCGAGCGGCGATCTCACCAACGCCGGCGACGCGGAGAGCTACCGGGCGCTGAAGGCGATGCTGGAGCCGCTCGGCCTTCCCATCGTCTACGCCATCGGCAACCACGACACCCGCGAGGGCTTCTACGAGGGGATGCTCGGCCGCACCGAGGATCTCGCCGCGAGCTACGATCATGACCAGGTGCTCGCCGGCGTCCATGTCATCACGCTGGATTCGACCGTGCCGGGCGCCATCGGCGGCGCGCTGGAGCCGGCGCAGTTCGCCTGGCTGGAGGGGCGTCTCGCCGATCATCCGGTGCTGCCGAAGCTCATCGTCGTGCACCATGCGCCGATGCTCGGCGACGCGCCGGACGACACGCCATGGCGCGCCATCCGCTTCGAGGACAGCCAGCGCCTCGCCGGGATGCTGAAGGGCCACGATATCAAGGGCATTATCTCCGGCCACATCCACCACGACCGCTTCTCGGTCTGGCACGGGATCCCCATCGTCGTCGGCCTCGGCCAGCATGCGGCGACCGACATCCTCGCCACCGACGAGCTGCGGATGGTTCGCGGCGCCTCCTTCGGGATCGGCACGATCCGCCCGTCCGGCCTCACCATGGCGCTGGTGCCGATGCCGTCCGACCGCGCGCTCCTCAACGTCTATCCGTTCGCGATGCTGCGCGAGCGGGCAATGGCCAACGACGCGGCGCTCGTCAGCGCCGGCGCCGCCGAATAGACGCCCCGCCCACGGCGCCACGAACCGCGACCCACACCCGACAGAGGTCCCCCAGATGCTCCGCAGAACGCTTCTGACGCTCGCGCTCGCCGGCACGCTCCTCGCGCCGCTGCCCGCCGCGGCCGACATGGCCGCCGAGATCACCGAGCCCGTGACGATCACCTTCTACTCCTACAACCTCGCCTCAGCGGGGCTGGGGAAGGAGACCACGCTCGGTCTCGTCAACGACTTCATGGCCGAGAACCCGCTCGTCACGGTCGAGCCCGTCGCCGCGCCGTCCAACGAGATCCTCAGCCGCGTGCAGGCCGACATCGTCGCCGGGCAGCAGCCTGACGTGGCCCAGCTCGTCTTCCGCGATCTCATCTACGCCGCTCACGACCTCGGCGCGCAGCCGCTCGAAGACCTCACCGGCGACGAGCTGACCCGGCACTCCGAGGGGATGGTCGACAACGGCCTCGAGCTCGGCAGGGTGGACGGCAAGACGTACGGCCTCGCCTACACGTTCTCGACGCCCGTGCTCTTCATCAACGACGACATCTTCCGCGCGGCGGGCCTCGACCCGAAGACCCCGCCGAAGACGTGGGCGGAGGTGAAGGACGCCGGCAGGACCATCCAGGAGAAGACCGGCAAGTACGGCTTCTTCCCCGGCGCCTTCGGGCCGATCGACGGCACGTTCGTCTACCAGTCGCTCGTCATGTCCAACGGCGGGCGGGTGCGCCAGGGCAACACGCTGACCTTCGCCGACGGCGATGCGGCCGACGCGGTCGCCATGCTGCGCGACCTGAGGGACTCCGGCGCCTACGCCGACATCGACGTCGCCTCCCACATGGACACGTTCGCGGCCGGCGACCTCGGCATGTTCCTCTTCACCTCCGCCGTCGCCTCCCGCTTCGAGAAGGCAGCCGCCGGGAACTTCGAGATGAGCGTCGCCAGGATGCCGTCCTTCGGGGCCAAGCCGACCGCCCCGACGAACTCCGGCTCCGCGCTGTTCATCCTGAGCCGGGATCCGGTGAAGCAGCGTGCCGCGTGGGAGCTGATGAAGTTCCTCACCTCCAGGCACGCCTACACCGAGATCACCTCGAAGATCGGCTACCTTCCGCTGCGCCTCGATATCGTCGACGACCCGGCGTACCTGAAGCCTTGGGTCGACGCGCACCCGATGATCCTGCCCAACCTCGAGCAGCTGAAGAACCTGACGGCGAACGTCGCCTTCCCCGGCCCGAACTACCGCCAGGTCGAGAACATGATGAAGGATGCGGCGGCGGAGGCGGTGCTCGGCTCCGAGGACCCCTACGCAGTGCTGAAGGCGGCCCAGGAGCGTGCCCAGCCGCTGATGCCGGCCGCCGATTGACGAGCCGCGCGCCGGCCCGTTCGCGGGCCAGCCACGAGGCAGCGCCACGATGACCCACGTACTCGACGCCCCCGTCGTCCTCGCTCCGCGGCGCCGCCTCGGCCTGCGCCTCCCGATCGCGCCGTGGCTCTACCTCGCCCCGGCGCTCGCCGTCATCGGCGTCTGGATCTACTGGCCGCTGGTGGAAGCGTTCATCCTCTCCTTCTACCAGTGGAACATGCTGCCGACCTCGACCCCGCGCCCGGTCGGCCTCGCCAACTACGAGAACCTCCTGACCCTGCCGGAGATGCGCATCGCGGTGCGCAACACCGTGCTCTACATCGCCGGCCTGCTGCCTCTGTCGGTGGTGCTCCCGCTGGCGGTCGCGATCGTCACGCAGGACCTCGCCGGCCCGCTGCGCAACCTCTACCGGTCGCTGATCTTCGTGCCGATGATCGTGGCGCCCATCGTCGCGGCGGTCCTGTGGCGCTGGCTGCTCGCGGAAAGGAACGGGCTCGTCAACCAGGCGCTCGCGGCGCTCGGCTTCTCCGACGTCGCGTTCCTGCGCGACCCGGACGTCGCGCTCTGGACGCTGGTCTGGATCACCGGCTGGAAGCTCATCGGGTTCTCGACGCTCCTCCTCTCGGCGGCGAACGCCTCGATCAGTCCGGCCTACGTGGAGGCGGCGCGGATGGACGGGGCGACGCGCTGGCAGATCGTGCGCGACATCCGCCTGCCGCTCCTGTCGCCGACGATCCTGCTGCTGACGATGATGACGATCCTGTTCGGCGCGCAGTGGAGCTTCGTCTACATCAACGCGCTCACCGGCGGCGGCCCGCTGAAGTCCACGACCAACGTCTTCTACCTGATGTGGGAGTACGGCTTTCAGTCGCTGTCGGCGGGGTGGAGCGCGACGGCAGGGGTCCTCACCTTCGCCGCCTTCGGCCTCATCGCGCTCGTCTGCCTGACCCTCATGAAACGGATGGCCGTCTATGACGAGTGACCGGTGGCCGCTGGCGCGTCTCGCGGTCCACGGGACGATGATCGTCCTCGCGTTCGTGGCGATCTTCCCGGTCTACTGGATGGTCGTGTCGTCGCTGAAGGGGGACGGCGACATCTACTCGAGCCGGCTGTGGCCCGAGCACGTGACGTTCGAGCATTACGCATACGTGCTCGACGCGATCCCGATGCTGGGCATCCTCTGGAACACCACGCTGATGGCGTCGGCGACCATGCTTGCGCAGGTGCTGACCGGGCTTCTCGCCGCATACGCCCTGACGCGCTGGCGCTTTCGCGGATCGAGCCTCGTGCACGGCCTCGTCGCGCTGTCGTGGCTGGTGCCGTTTCAGGTGACGATGATCCCGAACTACGTGCTGGCGACGCGGCTCGGCCTGCTTGACAGCCTCGCGGGCCTCGTCGTCCCGAACGCGGCGGCCGCGTTCGCCGTGCTCGTCCTCTACAACGGGATGCGGGGATTTCCGAAGGAGGTCGTCGAAGCGGCGCGGATGGACGGGGCCGGCCACTGGCGCATCCTGTGGCAGATCGTGGTTCCGAACCTGAAGGCGCCGCTCGCCGCGCTCGCGGTCCTCGCCTTCATCTCGGCGTGGAACGAGTACTTCTGGCCGCTGCTCCTGATCCGGCGGATGGACAACGCGGTGGTCCAGATCGGGCTGCAGATGTTCATGACGCAGGAGGGCAACCAGTGGGGGGCGATGATGGCCGCCGCCACGCTCTCGTCGCTCCCGATCCTCGCGGTCTACATGCTCCTGCATCGCCACGTGATCGACAGCTTCATGCGCGCGGGGCTGCGCTGACGCGGCCCGGCGTTTCCCGAAACACCAACGCCGCACGACCGTCACCCGGAGGGGCGTGGCCGTGCGGCGTCGTTTGCGTGTCCGCCCCGGTCCGGCGTGGGCCGGGGCGGCCTCGGGCTACTCGGCGGCGCCGGGCTGCGGCGAGAGGGCGGGGGGCCCTTCCGGCGCGGCGGCCGGGTCGCGGCGGCCGGTCAGGCGGCGGAGCGCGACGTAGAATGCCGGCGTGAAGAACAGGCCGAAGATCGTCACGCCCAGCATGCCGGAGAACACCGCGGTGCCGAGGGAGATGCGCATCTCCGCACCGGGTCCTTCGGCGAGCATCAGCGGCACGACGCCGAGGATGAACGCGAAGGCGGTCATCAGGATCGGGCGCAGGCGCAGCCGGCAGGCCTCCACGGTCGCGTCGACCAGCGACTTGCCCTCCGCCTCGCCCTGCCGCGCGAACTCCACGATCAGGATCGCGTTCTTCGCCGCGAGGCCGACCAGGACGACGAGTCCGACCTGGGTCAGGATGTTGTTGTCGAGCCCCCTGATGTTGACGCCGATGAGCGCGGCGAGGATCGACAGCGGCACGATCAGGATGATCGCGATAGGCAGCACCCAGCTCTCGTAGAGTGCCGCCATCGCGAGGAAGGCGAACAGCACGGCGAGGCCGAAGATGTAGACCGCCGTGTCGCCCGTCGCCCGCTGCTGGTAGGCAAGGTCCGTCCACTCGTAGGAGACGCCCGGAGGCGCGACCTCCTGGATGACCCGCTCCATCGTGTCGAGCGCCGTGCCGGTGGAGGTGCCCGGCGCCGCGTTCCCCTGCAGCGGCACCGAGACGTACATGTTGTAGCGCTGGACAAGCGCCGGTCCCGACGCCTCGCGCACCGACATCACCGTGCCGAGCGGCACCAGCGCCCCGGTCGCGGACCGCACCTTCAGGCGCAAGAGGTCCTTGACGCTCGACCGGAACGGGGCGTCCGCCTGCGCCCGGACCTGGAAGATGCGTCCGAACGCGTTGAAGTCGTTGACGTAGGCCGTGCCGAAGTTGGTGCTGAGGGCGTCGAAGATGTTGGGGATCGGCACGTTCAGCATCCGCGCCTTGTCCCGCTCGATGTCGAGGTAGATCTGCGGGCTGGACGCCGAGAAGGTGGTGAACACGCCCGCCAGGCCCGGTGTCTGCGCCGCGGCGCCCATGGCCTCGCGCGCGGTGGCCAGCACGCGGTCGACCTCGGCGCGGTCGCGGTCCTGGAGCTGGATCTTGAAGCCGCCCTGCTGGCCGATGCCGCGCACCGAGGGCGGCGGCACGGCGATGATGAACGCCTCCTGGATCGACTGCAGCCGCCCGTAGAGCTCGTGGATGATCGAGTCTGCGGTCTCACCCGCCTCGAGCCGCTCCTCGAAGGGCTTGAAGCTGGCGAAGATCGCCGCCGAGTCGGACTGGTTGGTGAAGGTCGCGCCGGAGAATCCGGCGAAGGCGACGGCGCTCGCGACGCCGGGCGTCTCCATCATGATCTCGGACGCGCGCTTGGTGACGGCGTCGGTGCGCGACAGGGAGGCGCCATCGGGCAGCTTGACCACGACGATCGCGTAGCCCTGGTCCTGCTGCGGGATGAAGCCCTGCGGCGTGGTGGAGAGCATCCACCAGGTGGCGACGAGCAGCCCCGCGAAGCTGAGGATCATCACGCCGAGCGTGACGACCCGCGAGACGAGGAAGCGCACCACCGCCGCGTAGCCGCGCGACAGCGCGTCGAACGCTTTGTTGAAGCCGTTCGCCAGCAGGGCGAGGACCCGGCCGATCCCCTTCGGCTCCCGGTGTTCCCGGCGCGACTTCAGGAACAGCGCCGCGAGCGCGGGCGAGAGCGTCAGCGAGTTGAGGCCGGAGAGGGCGGTCGCCGCCGCGATGGTGACCGCGAACTGCTGGTAGAACTGGCCCGAGATGCCGGGAATGAAGGCGGTCGGCACGAACACGGCGATGAGGACGACCGTGATCGCGATGACCGCCGAGCCGACCTCGTTCATGGTGCGGTGCGACGCCTCGCGCGGGTCGAGCCCCTCCTCGATGTTGCGCTCGACGTTCTCCACCACGACGATCGCGTCGTCGACGACGATGCCGATGGCAAGGACGAGCCCGAACAGGGTCAGAAGGTTCAGCGAGTAGCCGAACGCCAGCATGATCGCGAACGTGCCGATCAGCGACACGGGAATCGCGATGATCGGGATGATCGCCGTCCGCCAGGACTGAAGGAAGACGATGACGACGAGGATCACGAGGAGCATCGCCTCGAAGATCGTCTTGTAGACCTCGTTGACCGACTCGGCGATGTAGTCCGTCGGGTTGTAGACGATGCGGTACTCGAGCCCCGGCGGGAAGTCCGCGGAGAGCTCCTTCATCGTCGTCTGGATCTCCTCGGCCGCGTCGAGCGCGTTGGTGCCGGGCCGCTGGAAGATGGCGAGCGCCACCGCGGGCTGGTTGTTGAGGTAGGAGTTGGTGACGTAGTCCTGCGCGCCGAGCTCGATCCGGGCGATGTCCTGGAGCTGGATCAGTCGTCCGTCCTCGGTCGCCTTGACGATGACGTAGCGGAAGTCGCGCGCGTCGTCGAAGCGGCCCTGCGTGGTCACGGCGAGCTGGAAGGCGTTTCCGTCCGGTTCCGGTGGGGCGCCGATGGCACCGCCCGACACCTGCACGTTCTGCTCGCGCAGCGCCTCCACGACGTCGGACGCGGTCATCCCGTAGGCGGACAGGCGGTCGGGATTGAGCCAGATGCGCATCGCGTAGCGGCGCTCGCCGAAGATGATGAGGTCGCCGACGCCGTCGAGCCGGGTCAGCACGTCGCGCACGCGGCTGCGGGCGTAGTTGGAGATGTAGAGCTGGTCGTACGTCTCGTCTGGCGAGAGCATGTGCACGACCATCATCAGGTCCGGCGAGGACTTGAGCGTCGTGATGCCGAGGCGGCGGACCTCCTCCGGCAGGCGCGGCTCGGCGATGGCGACGCGGTTCTGGACGAGGACCTGCGCCTGGTCGAGGTCGGTGCCGAGGCGGAAGGTGACCGTCAGCGCCATCGATCCGTCGGCGGTCGAGTAGGAGGACATGTAGAGCATGCCCTCGACGCCGTTCACCTCCTCCTCGATGGGCGTGGCGACGGTGCGGGCGACGGTGTCGGCGTCCGCGCCGGGATAGGAGGCGCGCACAACGATCGTCGGCGGGGCGATCTCGGGGTACTGCGCCACCGGGAGCTGCGTGTAGGCGAGCCCGCCGAGGATGACGATCAGCACCGAGACCACCGTCGCGAAGATCGGGCGGTCGATGAAGAAATGCGAGAGGGACACGGGGGTCAGCCCTCCGTCTTTTCGTTGGTCGGGGGCAGCTCGATCATGTGCGGCGTCACCTTGATGCCCGGACGCACGCGCATCAGGCCGTCGATGATGATCGTCTCGGACCCGTCGAGGCCGGAACGGATGACGCGGTACCCGTCGATGGTCGGGCCGGGACGGACGGGCTTGGTGGAGACCGTGCCGTCGTCGGCGACGACGTAGACGATGCGCTGGTCCTGGTCGGACGAGATCGCCTCGTCGGGCAGCATGATGCCGTCGTGCGGCAGCGAGGCTGGCACGTTGACCCGCCCGAACATGCCGGGCTTCATGATGAACTGCGGATTGTCGAGGCGCGCGCGCAGGCGGATCGTGCCGGAGGCGTCGTCGATCCGGTTCTCCGCGAAGTCGAGCCGGCCGGTGAACGGCCCGTCGCGCTCGTCGGCGAGGCGGACCTTCACGTCGAGGCCGGCGCCCTGCTGCAGGTCGGCGCCGCGGCTGCGGGCGTCGCGGGCGTAGTTGAGCAGCGCGCGCTCGTCGATGTCGAAGTAGATGTCGATGGGGTCGAGCGACACGATCCGCGTGAGCAGCGTCTCGTCCGGCTGGATGAGGTTGCCGACGGAGACAAAGCGCCGGTCGATCCGCCCGGCAATGGGCGCGCGGATCTCGGTGAAGTCGAGGTTGAGGCTTGCGACCCGCGCCGTCGCCTTGGCCGCCTCGGCGCCCGCCACCGCGGCGAGATAGGCCTGGTTGCGTTCGTCGTACTGCGACTGCGGGATGGTGCCGCGCTTGAGGAGGTCGGCGCCGCGATCGAACTGTTGCTTGGCGTAGTCGAGCATCGCGGCGGTGACGCGCTCCTGCGCGTCGGCGCGGTCCTTCTCGGCGACGAAGGGACGCTGATCGATGGTGAAGAGGAGGTCGCCCTCCTTGACGATCTGACCGTCAGTGAAATGGACCTGTGCGAGGTATCCGCCGACGCGTGCGCGCACGCCGACCTCGTCGACCGCCTCGAAGCGGCCGACGAACTCGTCGTCCTCCACGATCTTGCGGTCGACCGGCTTGGCGACGGTCACCTCCGGCGGGGCCGCTGGGGCGGATTCCTGCGCCTCGGGCTGGCAGGCGGCGAGACCGAGGATCAGAAGCACAGGGAGTCGATGAACGATGCGTAACACTGAGTGCTCCCGAACTGGCGAGCCGACAACTGGCCCGGCCCGATATGGATAATCGGTAATCTCATACAATGGGTGCTATGCCACATAGGCTTAAGGCAGGGCCGGGGGCACGCGTGTAGAGTGACGCTAACTCTCGGATGTTCCGTCGCTTTTTACGAATCGGCAACGCGAGCGCAGATCTGCATCCCGCATCTGAATTGCCGTCATAAGGAGTGCTGCCGGCCGAAACGGGCGCGGCGGAAGGGGGCACGGCAAGGGTCGATCCGGCCGCCGCGCGGGCCCGTTCCCGTCATGGCGGCCGGATCGATGTCGAACATGCACTCACACGCAGATCGTGGCTTTTGTACAGGTGGCGCGGGCGGCGGCTGGCACGAGCACCGGCCGTCGCCTACATCTCCCCCGTCTGTTACACGGACGGGACACGCGTCTCTTCCTCAGACGAACGTTCGAGAGGAGCGGTCGATGCCGCAATATCGAAAGACGGCCGAAGCCCTTGCCGCGCTGACGCCGGAGCAATTCTACGTCACCCAGCAGAGTGGCACGGAGCGCCCCGGGACGGGTGCGCTCCTCAACAACAAGGCGGCCGGCATCTACGTCGACGTCGTATCGGGCGAGCCGCTGTTCGCGTCCGCCGACAAGTACGAGTCAGGCTGCGGCTGGCCGAGCTTCACGAAGCCGATCGATCACGGCAACGTGAAGGAGCTGACCGACACGACGCACGGCATGGTGCGCACGGAGGTGCGCTCCGCCTTCGGCGACAGCCATCTCGGCCACGTCTTCGAGGATGGTCCGCTGGACCGGGGCGGCCTGCGCTACTGCATCAACTCCGCCTCGCTCCGCTTCGTGCCGCGCGAGCGGATGGAGGCGGAAGGCTACGGCGCCTATCTCGACCAGGTGGAGGACGTCCGATGACTGAAGAGCGTGCGGTCCTCGCAGGGGGATGCTTCTGGGGCATGCAGGACCTGATCCGCCGCTACGACGGCGTGATCCGGACCCGCGTCGGCTACACCGGCGGCGACGTGCCCAACGCCACCTACCGCAACCACGGCACCCACGCCGAGGCGATCGAGATCGTCTATG
Above is a genomic segment from Acuticoccus sediminis containing:
- a CDS encoding Zn-ribbon domain-containing OB-fold protein; this encodes MSADWPAAEERLRARDPLSRPFWAGLEEGRFLVPVCRACERPHFYPRPLCPHCGSREIAFEATSPDGVVISATTLSRAPEPQWEGEVPYTLAVVRLDAGISLMARAPNDTKPGDRVRIAGEPIAAPPFLRLVAIRED
- a CDS encoding TetR family transcriptional regulator, with amino-acid sequence MAHDHVTANRLIAAAERVICRARVFGDVTVRRIAAEAEVNPSAIAYHFGSLEKLTAAVGARIYRRLNAERVDELQRAVDRARPQPPGIDGLVAALVGPSIRWSLDPASAYPVLTYMNRLALMADTPDSYREMIENVEHHRIFIRYLREAAPWFDEVEIGWRLNAALGVRTQVIRSRRRTAALTGGAIDLDDADTVVRHLVSVIAPMFGPPR
- a CDS encoding ABC transporter ATP-binding protein; this translates as MAEIALAGVHKSYGKAHAVRGVDLVIGTGEFLVILGPSGCGKSTLLRMIAGLEDITAGTVAIDGTVVNDTDPGRRGCAMVFQNYALYPHMSVAANLGYALKVAGVPRRERRERVVAIARMLELEALLERRPGQLSGGQRQRVAMGRAMIRSPKVFLFDEPLSNLDAKLRVAMRLEIKRLHRELKTTSIFVTHDQLEAMTMADRLVVMNGGRIEQIGTPQDIYRRPATHFVAGFIGTPAMNMLPAVIGADGRAIVGEGWCPAPDAAWDLPDGSEITLGVRPADLTAVPPRPGAPVFEADVVEDVGTELHVHARAAGADVTLSVPTMAALPDRRFAVTFAPEAAHAFDMRTGARAAPRPRPARHDIKDGSAPWPKKRLSYI
- a CDS encoding metallophosphoesterase; this translates as MAQETTFVHLTDLHIGRSDDPHLHSDTTATLQAVLAELKRITPAPDFIVASGDLTNAGDAESYRALKAMLEPLGLPIVYAIGNHDTREGFYEGMLGRTEDLAASYDHDQVLAGVHVITLDSTVPGAIGGALEPAQFAWLEGRLADHPVLPKLIVVHHAPMLGDAPDDTPWRAIRFEDSQRLAGMLKGHDIKGIISGHIHHDRFSVWHGIPIVVGLGQHAATDILATDELRMVRGASFGIGTIRPSGLTMALVPMPSDRALLNVYPFAMLRERAMANDAALVSAGAAE
- a CDS encoding ABC transporter substrate-binding protein, encoding MLRRTLLTLALAGTLLAPLPAAADMAAEITEPVTITFYSYNLASAGLGKETTLGLVNDFMAENPLVTVEPVAAPSNEILSRVQADIVAGQQPDVAQLVFRDLIYAAHDLGAQPLEDLTGDELTRHSEGMVDNGLELGRVDGKTYGLAYTFSTPVLFINDDIFRAAGLDPKTPPKTWAEVKDAGRTIQEKTGKYGFFPGAFGPIDGTFVYQSLVMSNGGRVRQGNTLTFADGDAADAVAMLRDLRDSGAYADIDVASHMDTFAAGDLGMFLFTSAVASRFEKAAAGNFEMSVARMPSFGAKPTAPTNSGSALFILSRDPVKQRAAWELMKFLTSRHAYTEITSKIGYLPLRLDIVDDPAYLKPWVDAHPMILPNLEQLKNLTANVAFPGPNYRQVENMMKDAAAEAVLGSEDPYAVLKAAQERAQPLMPAAD
- a CDS encoding carbohydrate ABC transporter permease encodes the protein MTHVLDAPVVLAPRRRLGLRLPIAPWLYLAPALAVIGVWIYWPLVEAFILSFYQWNMLPTSTPRPVGLANYENLLTLPEMRIAVRNTVLYIAGLLPLSVVLPLAVAIVTQDLAGPLRNLYRSLIFVPMIVAPIVAAVLWRWLLAERNGLVNQALAALGFSDVAFLRDPDVALWTLVWITGWKLIGFSTLLLSAANASISPAYVEAARMDGATRWQIVRDIRLPLLSPTILLLTMMTILFGAQWSFVYINALTGGGPLKSTTNVFYLMWEYGFQSLSAGWSATAGVLTFAAFGLIALVCLTLMKRMAVYDE
- a CDS encoding carbohydrate ABC transporter permease; protein product: MTSDRWPLARLAVHGTMIVLAFVAIFPVYWMVVSSLKGDGDIYSSRLWPEHVTFEHYAYVLDAIPMLGILWNTTLMASATMLAQVLTGLLAAYALTRWRFRGSSLVHGLVALSWLVPFQVTMIPNYVLATRLGLLDSLAGLVVPNAAAAFAVLVLYNGMRGFPKEVVEAARMDGAGHWRILWQIVVPNLKAPLAALAVLAFISAWNEYFWPLLLIRRMDNAVVQIGLQMFMTQEGNQWGAMMAAATLSSLPILAVYMLLHRHVIDSFMRAGLR
- a CDS encoding efflux RND transporter permease subunit, with amino-acid sequence MSLSHFFIDRPIFATVVSVLIVILGGLAYTQLPVAQYPEIAPPTIVVRASYPGADADTVARTVATPIEEEVNGVEGMLYMSSYSTADGSMALTVTFRLGTDLDQAQVLVQNRVAIAEPRLPEEVRRLGITTLKSSPDLMMVVHMLSPDETYDQLYISNYARSRVRDVLTRLDGVGDLIIFGERRYAMRIWLNPDRLSAYGMTASDVVEALREQNVQVSGGAIGAPPEPDGNAFQLAVTTQGRFDDARDFRYVIVKATEDGRLIQLQDIARIELGAQDYVTNSYLNNQPAVALAIFQRPGTNALDAAEEIQTTMKELSADFPPGLEYRIVYNPTDYIAESVNEVYKTIFEAMLLVILVVIVFLQSWRTAIIPIIAIPVSLIGTFAIMLAFGYSLNLLTLFGLVLAIGIVVDDAIVVVENVERNIEEGLDPREASHRTMNEVGSAVIAITVVLIAVFVPTAFIPGISGQFYQQFAVTIAAATALSGLNSLTLSPALAALFLKSRREHREPKGIGRVLALLANGFNKAFDALSRGYAAVVRFLVSRVVTLGVMILSFAGLLVATWWMLSTTPQGFIPQQDQGYAIVVVKLPDGASLSRTDAVTKRASEIMMETPGVASAVAFAGFSGATFTNQSDSAAIFASFKPFEERLEAGETADSIIHELYGRLQSIQEAFIIAVPPPSVRGIGQQGGFKIQLQDRDRAEVDRVLATAREAMGAAAQTPGLAGVFTTFSASSPQIYLDIERDKARMLNVPIPNIFDALSTNFGTAYVNDFNAFGRIFQVRAQADAPFRSSVKDLLRLKVRSATGALVPLGTVMSVREASGPALVQRYNMYVSVPLQGNAAPGTSTGTALDTMERVIQEVAPPGVSYEWTDLAYQQRATGDTAVYIFGLAVLFAFLAMAALYESWVLPIAIILIVPLSILAALIGVNIRGLDNNILTQVGLVVLVGLAAKNAILIVEFARQGEAEGKSLVDATVEACRLRLRPILMTAFAFILGVVPLMLAEGPGAEMRISLGTAVFSGMLGVTIFGLFFTPAFYVALRRLTGRRDPAAAPEGPPALSPQPGAAE
- a CDS encoding efflux RND transporter periplasmic adaptor subunit, with product MVHRLPVLLILGLAACQPEAQESAPAAPPEVTVAKPVDRKIVEDDEFVGRFEAVDEVGVRARVGGYLAQVHFTDGQIVKEGDLLFTIDQRPFVAEKDRADAQERVTAAMLDYAKQQFDRGADLLKRGTIPQSQYDERNQAYLAAVAGAEAAKATARVASLNLDFTEIRAPIAGRIDRRFVSVGNLIQPDETLLTRIVSLDPIDIYFDIDERALLNYARDARSRGADLQQGAGLDVKVRLADERDGPFTGRLDFAENRIDDASGTIRLRARLDNPQFIMKPGMFGRVNVPASLPHDGIMLPDEAISSDQDQRIVYVVADDGTVSTKPVRPGPTIDGYRVIRSGLDGSETIIIDGLMRVRPGIKVTPHMIELPPTNEKTEG